In Vespula vulgaris chromosome 10, iyVesVulg1.1, whole genome shotgun sequence, the following are encoded in one genomic region:
- the LOC127066901 gene encoding FGFR1 oncogene partner 2 homolog isoform X2 encodes MSLTVQQIILDAKKLVIRISDHENAADNLISDMESVHSQIDNMKQYQEAVDILNTEAKQTPHVQLITGIQRENRHLLEIHAENKELRNALEDHQNALELIMSKYRQQIASLMRLSKTDSSSLHNTKYANIITRQAEKINEMAAVMKTAASLDEEKECKEMEAFHCLKKENDGLREVLNIANKFGSLSKDISVENKTIQTDPL; translated from the exons ATGTCATTAACAGTTCAACAAATCATATTGGATGCTAAGAAATTAGTAATAAGAATATCAGATCATGAAAATGCTGCGGATAATTTAATAAGCGACATGGAATCTGTACATAGTCAAATTGATAATATGAAACAG TATCAAGAAGCGGTTGACATTTTAAACACAGAAGCAAAACAAACACCACACGTGCAGCTTATTACCGGCATCCAACGTGAAAATAGACATTTACTTGAAATTCATGCTGAAAATAAAGAGTTAAGAAATGCTTTAGAAGATCATCAAAATGCGCTTGAATTAATAATGTCCAAATATAGGCAACAAATAGCTTCTCTGATGCGTCTGAGTAAAACAGATTCTTCATCTTTgcataatacaaaatatgcTAAC ATAATTACAAGGCAAGcagaaaaaattaacgaaatggCAGCTGTAATGAAAACAGCAGCATCtttagacgaagaaaaagaatgcaaaGAAATGGAAGCATTTCATTGcttgaagaaagagaacgacggTTTACGGGAAGTCCTTAATATTGCTAACAAATTTGGTTCTTTGAGTAAAGACATTTCGGTTGAAAATAAGACAATACAAACGGATCCGTTATAA
- the LOC127066901 gene encoding FGFR1 oncogene partner 2 homolog isoform X1 — MHQPKMSLTVQQIILDAKKLVIRISDHENAADNLISDMESVHSQIDNMKQYQEAVDILNTEAKQTPHVQLITGIQRENRHLLEIHAENKELRNALEDHQNALELIMSKYRQQIASLMRLSKTDSSSLHNTKYANIITRQAEKINEMAAVMKTAASLDEEKECKEMEAFHCLKKENDGLREVLNIANKFGSLSKDISVENKTIQTDPL; from the exons ATGCATCAACCTAAA ATGTCATTAACAGTTCAACAAATCATATTGGATGCTAAGAAATTAGTAATAAGAATATCAGATCATGAAAATGCTGCGGATAATTTAATAAGCGACATGGAATCTGTACATAGTCAAATTGATAATATGAAACAG TATCAAGAAGCGGTTGACATTTTAAACACAGAAGCAAAACAAACACCACACGTGCAGCTTATTACCGGCATCCAACGTGAAAATAGACATTTACTTGAAATTCATGCTGAAAATAAAGAGTTAAGAAATGCTTTAGAAGATCATCAAAATGCGCTTGAATTAATAATGTCCAAATATAGGCAACAAATAGCTTCTCTGATGCGTCTGAGTAAAACAGATTCTTCATCTTTgcataatacaaaatatgcTAAC ATAATTACAAGGCAAGcagaaaaaattaacgaaatggCAGCTGTAATGAAAACAGCAGCATCtttagacgaagaaaaagaatgcaaaGAAATGGAAGCATTTCATTGcttgaagaaagagaacgacggTTTACGGGAAGTCCTTAATATTGCTAACAAATTTGGTTCTTTGAGTAAAGACATTTCGGTTGAAAATAAGACAATACAAACGGATCCGTTATAA